The genomic stretch GTCGCGCTGCCGGTGGTGCAGCGGCGCCCCACGGCCCGGTACTGCATGGGGGAGAGGTCCTGCGCCTCGTCGAGGACGACATGGCCCAGCGAGTGCGTGCGCTGGATCAGATCCGCCGCCTCGTCGATCAGCACCGCGTCCGCGGGCGACCACTTGGCCGACTTCACGCCGCGCACCGGCTTGGCCCACAGGATCGTCCGCTGCTCGTCCTCGTCCAGGACCCCCGCGGCGTGCTCGGCGAGGAAGCCGGCGTCCGTCAGCAGCCGCAGGACCAGCTTCGCCGGGTCCACCACCGGCCAGCTCTCCTTCACGACCGCCTTCACCGCGCTGTTGCGGGCGACGGCGTCCTGCACCCGGTCGTCCGGGGCCTCCCCGGCCCGCTCCATCTGCACCAGCACCGCGTGCGCGATCCGCTGCGGCAGGGCCTCGCGGGCGGCGCCGTAACGGATGTCCCGCTGCAGCAACTCCCGGACGATCTCCTCCAGTTCGTACGACGGCACCCGCCAGCGGCGCGAGCCGCGCACCACCACGACCGCCTCCGTCGGCAGGGTCACATGGGAGTACAGGGCCCGCCGCAGCACCTCGGCCATCCGGGCGTCACCCTTGATCACGGCCGCGGCCGCGTCGTCCGCGCCGCGCACCTCCACGTGCGCCACCAGGTCGTCCACGGTGGCCTGCTGCACGGCCAACTCGCCCAGGGCCGGCAGGACTTGCTCGATGTAGTGCAGGAAGGAGCGGTTCGGTCCGATGACGAGCGTGCCGGTGCGGGCGAGCCGCTCCCGGTGGGCGTAGAGGAGATAGGCGACCCGGTGCAGGCCGACTGCGGTCTTCCCGGTCCCCGGGCCTCCCTGTACGCACACGGTCCCGTCCAGCCCGCTGCGGACGATGTCGTCCTGCTCGGGCTGGATGGTGGCGACGATGTCCCGCATGGGGCCGACGCGCGGCCGCTCGATCTCCTGCTGGAGCAGCTTGCTGGCCTTCGCGGTCTCCTCCGGGTCGGACAGATACTCGTCCTCGTAGGCCGTGAGATCGCCGCCGGTGTAGCCGAAGCGGCGGCGCAGCCCGATGTCCATCGGGTCCTTCTTGGACGCCCGGTAGAACGGCTGCGAGACCGGGGCACGCCAGTCGATGACCATGGGGTCGCCGCCGGCGTCGTGCACATGCCGCCGCCCGATGTAGAACTGCTCGCCGTCCGCACCCTCGGCCTGATCCGCACCCGGTGCGTGCAGGTAATCCAGCCGGCCGAAGAACAGCGGGGTGTCGCTGAGGTCGGCCAGCGCCTTGATCCGCTCGTCGATCTGGCGGGACAGCACCTGGGCGTCGACCCAGTTCGCGGTGGCGTACCGGATGTCCAGCGACTCCACGTCCTCACGCATGGCACGCAGCGCGGCACGGGAGGAGGCGAGGTGGGAACGCTCTCGGGAGAGGGGGTCGGCAGGGCCTTCGAGGGGTTCGTGGGCGGGCGCGGACAAGGGGGTGCCTCCGGTGGGCCTGCTGGGTGGCTACGACGATGCCGCACGGTTTCCGACCGGGCGACGGCACTCCGCTAGGGGGGAGGCGGGCAAGAGAGAGGATTTTAGTCAGGGCGCACAGGCGGCGCCAATGAATTTCCCGCCCGGCGTCTCAGCTCCCGGTGCCCTGCGGTCTGACCGCGTCGAACAGGGGCCAGCCGTCCACCTCCGCCTCCACCGGCCCCGCTGCCGGAAACAGCCCACGGGCCAGGGCCTCGTCCAGCAACGCCCGCACGCTGCCCGGCTCGTGGAGATTCAGGTACTCCCGGTCCGGCAGACGTATCGCCGCGCCCTCGTCGTGGCAGCCGTCGGCGATGATCCGGTCGGACGCCGGCCGGAACACCAGACGCAGCCGGGCCCGGCTTCCGGGACGCCACAGCGTCACCGTGCTGCTGCACCCGGGGTAGCCTCGCACCCGATCG from Streptomyces roseochromogenus subsp. oscitans DS 12.976 encodes the following:
- a CDS encoding HelD family protein, with protein sequence MSAPAHEPLEGPADPLSRERSHLASSRAALRAMREDVESLDIRYATANWVDAQVLSRQIDERIKALADLSDTPLFFGRLDYLHAPGADQAEGADGEQFYIGRRHVHDAGGDPMVIDWRAPVSQPFYRASKKDPMDIGLRRRFGYTGGDLTAYEDEYLSDPEETAKASKLLQQEIERPRVGPMRDIVATIQPEQDDIVRSGLDGTVCVQGGPGTGKTAVGLHRVAYLLYAHRERLARTGTLVIGPNRSFLHYIEQVLPALGELAVQQATVDDLVAHVEVRGADDAAAAVIKGDARMAEVLRRALYSHVTLPTEAVVVVRGSRRWRVPSYELEEIVRELLQRDIRYGAAREALPQRIAHAVLVQMERAGEAPDDRVQDAVARNSAVKAVVKESWPVVDPAKLVLRLLTDAGFLAEHAAGVLDEDEQRTILWAKPVRGVKSAKWSPADAVLIDEAADLIQRTHSLGHVVLDEAQDLSPMQYRAVGRRCTTGSATVLGDLAQGTTPWATRSWGEALAHLGKREGVIEELTAGFRVPADVITYASRLLPHIAPGLTPVASVRENPGFFEVRTTAGTAEVVAACEELLANEGSTGLIAADARIPALSEALTAAGITCLAPGEETTRETRLTLVPASLAKGLEYDYVVLDEPQAVVDGEPDERTGLRRLYVALTRAVSGLIVTHSAPVPAQLA